A stretch of the Persephonella sp. genome encodes the following:
- the htpX gene encoding zinc metalloprotease HtpX, which translates to MQTIKTVLLLGVLTGLFIVVGKILGGHTGMIIAFFFAMIMNFMAYWFSDKMALAMYGAREIPYEEAPWLHDMVEELARNAGIPKPKIYLAPIDIPNAFATGRNPEHAVVAVTSGILNVLSPEELRGVLAHEIAHVKNRDILISSIAATIGGAISMLTELAFWANIFGGRDEEDGIGNLLGSLIMLIVAPIAAMLIQMAISRSREYAADATGAKICGCPLSLARALEKLEIAAQKLAPIAEREINPGTAHMMIVNPLRGSAIASLFSTHPPTEERIRRLYQMAREMGQV; encoded by the coding sequence ATGCAAACCATAAAAACAGTTCTGTTACTTGGTGTATTAACAGGACTGTTTATTGTAGTAGGTAAGATTTTAGGTGGCCATACAGGTATGATTATTGCCTTTTTCTTTGCAATGATTATGAACTTTATGGCCTATTGGTTCTCAGATAAAATGGCTCTGGCTATGTATGGTGCCAGAGAAATTCCATATGAAGAGGCTCCTTGGCTACATGATATGGTTGAGGAATTAGCAAGAAACGCTGGAATTCCAAAGCCTAAAATATATCTTGCTCCTATAGACATACCGAATGCATTTGCTACAGGAAGAAATCCTGAACATGCTGTTGTTGCAGTAACATCCGGTATTTTGAATGTGCTTTCTCCTGAAGAGCTTAGAGGAGTGCTTGCCCACGAAATAGCCCACGTAAAAAACAGGGATATACTTATTTCCTCTATAGCTGCAACAATTGGTGGTGCCATATCAATGCTGACAGAACTTGCTTTCTGGGCAAATATATTTGGCGGCAGAGATGAAGAGGACGGAATAGGAAATCTATTAGGTTCCCTGATTATGCTGATAGTTGCTCCTATAGCAGCAATGCTTATACAGATGGCTATATCCCGTTCAAGAGAATATGCAGCTGACGCAACTGGTGCAAAAATATGCGGTTGTCCATTATCCCTTGCAAGAGCCCTTGAAAAACTTGAAATAGCTGCACAAAAACTTGCACCTATAGCAGAAAGAGAGATTAATCCAGGAACAGCCCATATGATGATAGTAAACCCTCTTAGAGGTTCAGCAATTGCATCTTTATTCTCAACACACCCACCAACAGAAGAAAGAATCAGAAGACTTTATCAAATGGCCAGAGAAATGGGGCAGGTGTAA
- a CDS encoding nucleotidyltransferase domain-containing protein, giving the protein MEKRVRLSQNEIKIIKNLAKEIFGENSKVYIFGSRADLSKKGGDIDILIETDKKTSLQEELKFLAQLEIKGIERKVDLIVKDPYKKEKNIFKEAKEKGVLI; this is encoded by the coding sequence ATGGAAAAAAGAGTTAGATTATCTCAAAATGAAATCAAAATAATTAAGAATTTGGCAAAGGAAATATTTGGGGAAAATTCCAAGGTCTATATTTTTGGTTCAAGGGCAGACTTAAGCAAGAAAGGTGGAGATATTGATATACTTATAGAAACAGATAAAAAAACCTCTTTACAGGAAGAACTCAAATTTTTAGCACAGTTAGAAATAAAAGGTATAGAAAGAAAAGTGGATTTAATAGTTAAAGATCCATATAAAAAAGAGAAAAACATTTTTAAAGAAGCAAAAGAGAAAGGGGTGCTAATTTGA